A genomic window from Sulfurimonas paralvinellae includes:
- a CDS encoding ABC transporter permease, with protein sequence MSKINFYLLEYAYAYILRYKSKNFFIVTVFTLLVALLSSLFFTTSSIEYELRERIKNQPDILVQNYQAGKPAAIDAGLLDKLLEIDGISSGRTRVEGTYYFRAKDKNFYIVGVDPFETQSDPFIQKLLEKHDINESSMLVSINVKKAMKQAYYKEYFNFVKPDGELLKVSLADSFDVSKRVELQNLILMQKETAQKIFGYHKNQVTDIALSVANKNELDFIASKIRLLLPNAKVVSKNDLSVKYEKLFDYDNGVFLSLFIIALFTFFVIVYDKANGLSSEEKREIGILKALGWRVEDVLHAKFYEASLLSLFSFILGVALAYIYVFLLKAPLLGSIFTHENLLDINSFTLNVHIDMSYILLIFLLSVPVYIAATLIPSWRVATLDADEVMR encoded by the coding sequence ATGAGTAAGATAAACTTTTATCTATTAGAGTATGCCTATGCATATATTTTACGCTATAAGAGTAAAAATTTCTTTATAGTTACGGTATTTACACTTTTAGTAGCACTGCTCTCAAGCCTTTTTTTTACGACAAGTTCCATAGAGTATGAACTGCGTGAGCGTATAAAAAATCAGCCCGATATTCTTGTACAAAACTATCAGGCCGGAAAACCTGCTGCCATTGATGCCGGTCTGCTTGACAAACTTTTGGAAATTGATGGAATAAGTTCCGGAAGAACAAGAGTTGAGGGAACGTACTACTTTAGAGCCAAAGATAAAAACTTTTATATAGTGGGTGTGGATCCTTTTGAAACACAGAGTGATCCTTTCATCCAAAAACTACTTGAAAAACATGACATCAATGAATCTTCTATGTTGGTGAGCATAAATGTAAAAAAGGCAATGAAACAGGCCTATTATAAGGAATATTTTAACTTTGTGAAGCCTGATGGAGAACTCTTAAAAGTGTCTCTTGCAGATAGTTTTGATGTCTCTAAGCGTGTAGAACTGCAAAATTTGATACTCATGCAAAAAGAGACAGCTCAGAAGATTTTTGGTTATCATAAAAATCAGGTAACAGATATTGCTTTGAGCGTTGCTAATAAAAATGAACTCGATTTCATCGCTTCAAAGATTCGTCTGCTGTTGCCAAATGCAAAGGTAGTATCCAAAAATGATTTAAGCGTAAAGTATGAGAAACTCTTTGATTATGACAATGGTGTTTTCCTTTCACTCTTTATTATAGCTCTTTTTACATTCTTTGTTATCGTGTATGATAAAGCCAATGGTTTGAGTTCAGAAGAGAAACGGGAGATAGGGATTCTAAAAGCTTTAGGCTGGCGAGTGGAAGATGTATTGCATGCAAAATTCTATGAAGCATCACTACTTTCTCTTTTCTCTTTTATTTTAGGTGTTGCGTTGGCTTATATATATGTCTTTTTGTTAAAAGCACCATTGCTTGGATCAATATTTACCCATGAAAATCTTTTGGATATCAACTCCTTTACGCTGAATGTGCATATTGATATGTCATATATCTTGCTGATCTTTTTACTCTCTGTACCGGTATATATTGCCGCAACCTTGATACCGTCTTGGAGAGTAGCGACTTTAGACGCTGATGAGGTGATGCGATGA
- a CDS encoding nitrous oxide reductase accessory protein NosL codes for MSFFKLFFLFAFFLLTNLFAYPNYSSAIKEKKIYPMGKKIFEKKCSTVNLTQYSTYNELFHSIEKKQECSQLKPAYQEALALYLWDVKREKKVTKKYPVIHVSHDEKCPVCGMFLYKYPKWVSMIAYKDGKKLYFDGMKDLMKYYFEHNKNIKEMLTQSYYTQETVNVKDAYFVLGSDVYGPMGNELIAFKDKKRAENFLLDHRGKKIVKFDDITADMVYKLDE; via the coding sequence ATGTCTTTTTTTAAACTATTTTTCCTATTTGCTTTTTTTCTTCTAACAAATCTTTTTGCCTATCCAAACTACTCTTCTGCTATAAAAGAGAAGAAAATATATCCGATGGGTAAAAAGATTTTTGAAAAAAAATGCTCTACTGTTAATCTCACGCAATACAGCACCTATAATGAGCTATTTCACAGTATAGAGAAAAAGCAGGAGTGCTCTCAACTAAAACCGGCTTATCAAGAAGCGCTTGCTCTTTATCTCTGGGATGTTAAAAGAGAAAAAAAAGTTACAAAAAAATATCCTGTAATTCATGTATCTCATGATGAGAAGTGTCCAGTATGTGGGATGTTTTTATACAAATATCCAAAATGGGTAAGTATGATAGCGTATAAAGATGGCAAGAAACTCTATTTTGACGGTATGAAAGATTTGATGAAGTATTATTTTGAACACAATAAAAATATTAAAGAGATGCTCACGCAATCTTACTATACACAAGAGACCGTGAATGTTAAAGATGCTTATTTTGTCCTTGGTAGTGATGTGTATGGCCCTATGGGCAATGAACTTATTGCTTTTAAAGATAAAAAAAGAGCAGAGAATTTTCTGCTTGATCATCGCGGTAAAAAAATTGTCAAATTTGATGATATAACAGCAGATATGGTATATAAACTCGATGAGTAA
- a CDS encoding DUF4149 domain-containing protein — translation MLKRNIYLDFSYLLIVAASLGAVLVLGAIVAPVIFHSDKYLVGMLIDHYNMGMIMGEIFRRFAYWAYFLAAYIAFYEAYMYKMGQRDAIVFGAAVTAIFSSLMFAAVYVPKILSMQLMGKEATQSDTFENIHIASEIDFKLLAVALVVLFIRRLMLLRID, via the coding sequence TTGTTAAAAAGAAATATATATTTGGATTTTAGTTATTTGTTGATTGTGGCAGCGAGTTTAGGGGCTGTGCTTGTTCTTGGTGCCATTGTAGCACCTGTTATTTTTCATAGTGACAAATACCTTGTAGGGATGTTGATAGATCATTATAACATGGGTATGATTATGGGAGAGATTTTTCGTAGATTTGCTTACTGGGCATATTTTTTGGCAGCATACATCGCTTTTTATGAAGCTTATATGTATAAGATGGGACAGCGTGACGCTATTGTTTTTGGCGCAGCGGTAACTGCAATATTTTCTTCACTCATGTTCGCAGCGGTTTATGTACCAAAAATTCTTTCAATGCAGTTAATGGGAAAAGAAGCTACACAAAGTGATACTTTTGAAAATATCCATATAGCCAGTGAGATAGATTTTAAACTTTTAGCGGTTGCCCTTGTAGTGCTTTTTATCAGAAGGTTAATGCTTCTGCGTATTGACTAG
- the prmC gene encoding peptide chain release factor N(5)-glutamine methyltransferase codes for MRSRYIVSDLLREATEKITQHSIERALREAQLLFMAFFEKDELWLISHQKDEIEVDESFFHWVERRCASEPFEYIVNRVSFYSEEFYIDEGALIPRPETEILIDEIEKNIADKTAKITFVEVGVGSGIISIMLAKKFPNAMIIAVDISPKALAVAHKNIEKFALQERIELREGSLLEPISETIDYLVSNPPYIANDAPLASNLSYEPQNALFGGEVGDEIIQQLLDEVLKQKIRFFSCEMGYDQKSKIQNYLKDKEFSSLEFYKDYASFDRGFTLKV; via the coding sequence ATGCGAAGCAGATATATAGTAAGTGATCTGCTGCGTGAGGCAACTGAGAAGATCACGCAGCACTCCATTGAACGAGCTTTGCGTGAGGCACAGCTTCTTTTTATGGCTTTTTTTGAAAAAGATGAACTCTGGCTTATATCACATCAAAAAGATGAAATTGAAGTAGATGAAAGTTTTTTTCACTGGGTAGAGAGAAGATGTGCGAGTGAGCCTTTTGAATACATCGTCAATCGTGTGAGTTTTTACTCCGAAGAGTTCTATATTGACGAAGGGGCATTGATCCCTCGTCCTGAGACAGAAATACTCATCGATGAGATTGAGAAAAACATTGCAGATAAAACTGCCAAGATAACATTTGTCGAGGTGGGTGTCGGCAGCGGTATCATTTCAATCATGCTTGCAAAGAAATTTCCAAATGCGATGATTATCGCTGTCGATATATCGCCAAAAGCATTGGCTGTTGCACATAAAAATATTGAAAAATTTGCACTACAGGAGAGAATTGAGCTGCGTGAGGGTTCTTTACTAGAGCCAATTAGCGAAACCATTGATTATCTGGTCTCAAATCCTCCTTATATTGCAAATGATGCTCCATTGGCATCAAATCTCTCCTACGAGCCACAAAACGCTCTTTTTGGTGGGGAAGTCGGTGATGAGATCATTCAGCAACTGCTTGATGAAGTCTTAAAGCAAAAGATTAGATTTTTTAGTTGTGAGATGGGTTATGACCAAAAGAGTAAAATACAGAATTATTTAAAAGATAAAGAATTTTCAAGCCTCGAATTTTATAAAGATTATGCATCATTTGACAGAGGCTTTACACTAAAGGTATAA
- a CDS encoding M48 family metallopeptidase — translation MLMTIVGIYTLYVAVSIYTSVMQIGYINITKRKTPVLLSASDFLKAGNYAVAKEKLAIVNTFVDYLVFIAWIDVGIKALEHQFYLLEDEAMKNIAIVMGFVIINYIISLPFSYYEKFVIDTKFGFNKSSIGQWIKDTLISFVMMLILGSLVVWGIYEIMTNFTLWWLWSFLFIFAIVIGINMLYPTFRAMFFDKLKPLEDEELDSEIKRLMDATGFVSSGVFISDASKRDARLNAYFGGFGKTKRVVLFDTLLEKLTTKELLAVLGHELGHFAHGDIYKNIALVGGMLFVMFALFGNLPDSLYMEMGLSREPYVVMILLMLFMPVLGFIMMPIMGIVSRHNEYEADKTGSELGGAAGAIELANALKKLVTENKSFPLSHPLYIFFHYTHPPVIERLKELGVDIGYVDESGLAGKCEADI, via the coding sequence ATGTTAATGACCATTGTGGGTATCTATACACTTTATGTAGCTGTCTCTATTTACACAAGTGTAATGCAGATCGGCTATATAAACATTACAAAAAGAAAGACTCCGGTACTTTTAAGTGCAAGCGATTTTTTAAAAGCCGGTAATTATGCCGTAGCAAAAGAGAAACTTGCAATTGTCAATACATTTGTAGACTATCTTGTTTTTATCGCATGGATTGACGTTGGTATTAAAGCGCTTGAACATCAATTTTATCTGCTTGAAGATGAAGCGATGAAAAATATTGCGATCGTTATGGGATTTGTAATTATCAACTACATCATTTCTCTTCCTTTTTCATACTATGAAAAATTTGTCATCGATACAAAGTTCGGCTTCAATAAATCGTCAATCGGACAATGGATTAAAGACACGCTTATCTCTTTTGTTATGATGCTTATCCTTGGCTCTTTGGTTGTCTGGGGTATTTATGAGATAATGACGAACTTTACACTCTGGTGGCTTTGGAGTTTTCTCTTTATCTTTGCTATTGTCATTGGTATAAATATGCTCTACCCGACATTTCGTGCAATGTTCTTTGATAAGCTTAAACCGCTTGAAGATGAAGAACTTGACAGTGAGATCAAAAGATTGATGGATGCGACAGGTTTTGTAAGTTCGGGTGTATTCATCTCTGATGCAAGTAAGCGTGATGCAAGACTCAATGCCTATTTTGGAGGCTTTGGAAAAACAAAGCGTGTCGTACTGTTCGATACTTTGTTGGAGAAATTGACAACAAAAGAGCTTTTAGCAGTTTTAGGACATGAGCTGGGGCATTTCGCTCATGGTGATATCTATAAGAATATTGCCCTTGTAGGCGGTATGCTGTTTGTGATGTTCGCACTCTTTGGAAATCTTCCTGACTCTTTGTATATGGAAATGGGACTTTCACGTGAGCCGTATGTGGTTATGATTCTTTTGATGCTTTTTATGCCTGTGCTTGGCTTTATCATGATGCCGATTATGGGAATAGTGAGTCGTCATAATGAGTATGAAGCAGATAAAACAGGAAGTGAGCTCGGTGGTGCTGCAGGTGCGATAGAACTTGCCAACGCATTAAAGAAACTTGTAACGGAGAACAAAAGCTTTCCACTTTCACATCCGCTTTATATTTTCTTTCATTACACACATCCGCCTGTTATAGAGAGACTCAAAGAGCTTGGTGTTGATATTGGGTATGTTGATGAAAGTGGATTAGCAGGTAAATGCGAAGCAGATATATAG
- a CDS encoding Dabb family protein, whose translation MVVHIVMFKFKEENKVLNIAKVQDKLEKLESKIDVLKTMEVGINFNESERAMDLSLYSTFESEEDLKAYAVHEEHLKVVELIKEVTVESKVVDYILDYPVE comes from the coding sequence ATGGTAGTTCATATAGTAATGTTTAAGTTCAAGGAAGAAAATAAGGTTTTAAATATAGCAAAAGTTCAGGATAAACTTGAAAAACTTGAAAGTAAGATAGATGTCCTCAAAACAATGGAAGTCGGTATCAACTTCAATGAATCTGAGCGGGCAATGGATCTTTCACTCTACTCAACTTTTGAGAGTGAAGAGGATCTTAAGGCCTATGCTGTTCATGAAGAGCATTTAAAAGTTGTTGAACTCATCAAAGAGGTGACCGTAGAATCAAAAGTGGTTGACTATATCTTAGACTACCCTGTTGAATAG
- a CDS encoding SLC13 family permease — MHEHKEQLLKIAIALGIGFGIYMIGLSFFDETQSRLLGIIAFLVTLWTNEALHLGVISLLPIILFPAFGIISTKATTLNYAHPIIYLFLGGFLLAIAVEKTKLHIFIADKILGFFPATPRGMIFSLALTSALLSSILSNTTTTLLLITIAIFITENTKLKMRFALAIAYGASVGGILTPIGTPPNLILLGIMQEQGMALIPFFQWMWMVAPLVFVMLVSVSMLLSIGVGDIVIQREIKIKGLESSQKKVLFLLGALIVLLLVNAPMKPFWNGLGLSESGILLAFGLVLFMPPFGILQWSEDSKKVPFAIMFLFGAGFSIAKAFSQTGLADELASYLLSMTSMTPLFLLLSVALLITFTTEITSNTALTSIMLPVIYSVAQQSGINATLFMMVATVCASYAFMLPIATPPNAIAMSSGVVNVRDMIRYGIVLNLLGVFFIVMIAKYFWTGILS; from the coding sequence ATGCATGAGCATAAAGAGCAGTTGTTAAAAATAGCCATAGCACTTGGCATAGGCTTTGGAATCTATATGATTGGACTCTCGTTTTTTGATGAGACACAAAGCCGACTGCTTGGAATTATTGCATTTTTAGTGACTTTATGGACAAATGAAGCACTTCATTTAGGTGTTATCTCTTTGCTTCCTATCATTCTGTTTCCGGCTTTTGGTATCATCTCTACAAAAGCAACGACTCTCAACTATGCTCATCCGATTATCTATCTTTTTTTAGGCGGTTTTTTACTTGCAATCGCTGTTGAAAAAACCAAGCTGCATATTTTTATAGCTGACAAAATACTTGGATTTTTTCCTGCAACACCACGTGGAATGATATTTTCACTGGCTCTTACTTCAGCACTTCTAAGCTCTATTTTATCCAATACGACAACGACGCTGTTACTCATTACTATTGCTATTTTCATTACCGAAAATACAAAATTGAAGATGCGTTTTGCATTGGCCATTGCCTACGGTGCAAGTGTCGGTGGAATTTTAACGCCCATTGGAACGCCGCCGAATCTAATTCTTTTGGGAATCATGCAAGAGCAGGGTATGGCGCTTATTCCATTTTTTCAATGGATGTGGATGGTGGCGCCGCTTGTATTTGTCATGCTTGTGAGTGTCAGTATGCTGCTGAGCATTGGTGTCGGTGATATAGTAATTCAAAGAGAGATTAAGATAAAGGGACTTGAAAGTTCACAAAAAAAAGTTCTTTTCTTGCTGGGTGCTTTGATTGTACTCTTGTTGGTTAATGCTCCTATGAAGCCTTTTTGGAATGGGTTGGGACTGAGCGAAAGCGGTATATTGCTTGCCTTTGGACTTGTTTTGTTCATGCCGCCGTTTGGTATTTTACAATGGAGTGAAGATAGTAAAAAAGTTCCTTTTGCCATTATGTTCTTGTTCGGTGCCGGCTTTTCCATTGCCAAAGCATTTTCTCAAACCGGATTGGCTGATGAACTTGCATCGTATCTGTTGAGTATGACATCTATGACGCCTCTGTTCTTACTCTTGAGTGTTGCACTGCTTATCACGTTTACAACTGAGATAACTTCAAATACAGCATTGACATCTATCATGCTGCCTGTTATTTATTCGGTTGCGCAGCAGTCCGGTATCAATGCAACACTCTTTATGATGGTGGCAACTGTTTGTGCATCGTATGCTTTTATGCTGCCGATAGCAACACCGCCAAATGCCATTGCAATGAGCAGTGGAGTGGTCAATGTACGGGATATGATTCGTTATGGGATCGTTTTAAATCTTTTAGGTGTCTTTTTTATTGTAATGATTGCAAAATATTTTTGGACAGGGATACTTTCTTAA
- a CDS encoding NAD(P)H-dependent glycerol-3-phosphate dehydrogenase translates to MSIGVIGAGKWGSALHFALSENHDVLITSRTPRAIKNFVTLEEILACEYLVISVPAQQVARWLQENFVFRGQKVLVASKGIEASSGRFLNEIYSEYIPDENIAFLSGPSFAVEVIQSLPTALVINAKNETIAKEFAAFFPSFIKTYISEDVVGAEIAGAYKNVIAIAAGICSGLELGNNAAAALISRGLVEMERFGSVYGAQKDTFLGLSGAGDLFLTASSTMSRNFRVGLGLAKGLTQEEILEDLGEVAEGIGTAYALRDIAQKNELYLPIATEVYAMLEGKSPQESLRDLLTN, encoded by the coding sequence ATGTCAATTGGAGTCATTGGAGCTGGTAAGTGGGGGTCTGCACTTCATTTTGCGTTGAGCGAAAATCATGATGTGCTGATTACTTCGAGAACACCCAGAGCGATCAAAAATTTTGTTACACTGGAAGAGATCCTTGCGTGTGAATATCTTGTTATAAGTGTTCCTGCTCAACAGGTTGCAAGATGGCTTCAAGAGAATTTTGTCTTTAGGGGTCAAAAAGTTCTTGTGGCTTCTAAGGGTATTGAAGCCTCAAGCGGCAGGTTTTTAAATGAGATCTATTCAGAATATATTCCTGATGAAAATATAGCTTTTCTCTCAGGTCCATCCTTTGCGGTAGAAGTGATACAGTCACTGCCAACAGCATTGGTGATAAATGCGAAGAATGAAACGATAGCAAAAGAGTTCGCAGCCTTTTTCCCTTCTTTTATTAAGACCTATATCTCTGAAGATGTTGTTGGTGCAGAGATTGCCGGAGCGTATAAGAATGTCATCGCGATTGCAGCAGGAATATGTTCAGGACTTGAACTTGGCAATAATGCGGCCGCGGCACTTATCTCACGTGGACTTGTCGAGATGGAGCGCTTTGGCAGTGTGTATGGTGCTCAAAAAGATACCTTTTTAGGTCTCAGCGGTGCAGGTGATCTGTTTTTGACCGCATCTTCAACGATGAGCAGGAATTTTCGTGTTGGACTCGGTTTGGCAAAAGGGCTCACGCAGGAGGAGATCTTAGAAGACCTTGGCGAAGTTGCCGAAGGAATCGGGACAGCGTATGCCTTGAGAGATATTGCACAAAAGAATGAACTCTATCTTCCCATCGCAACCGAAGTCTATGCGATGCTGGAAGGAAAAAGCCCACAGGAATCTCTTCGAGATCTTTTGACGAACTGA
- a CDS encoding NAD-binding protein: MSKATALIFGHNKYAHEIIANVKDKYAHVKVFSLHEEDLQESEIELELFDLSDEWVEMKQGVDMENSIAFCVLEDIAENIFLTISLRANFKDLTIIALASNSESANKLKMAGASKVIPLVETTSDIITNMLEKPIANKVLHSILYEESDLKIAQIKIGEGSHFKDEELSSIDWTRYNGIIVLSVMRKDKKSEFIYSSKAKRHIIEEGDILVVVGYETDIAEFENKIGSKRYVNWSHWSW, translated from the coding sequence ATGAGTAAAGCAACGGCACTTATTTTTGGACATAATAAATATGCGCATGAAATTATTGCAAATGTAAAAGATAAATATGCGCATGTAAAAGTTTTCTCTTTACATGAAGAAGATCTTCAAGAGAGTGAGATAGAGCTTGAACTTTTCGATCTGAGTGATGAGTGGGTTGAGATGAAACAAGGTGTTGACATGGAAAATTCAATTGCCTTCTGTGTTCTGGAAGATATTGCAGAAAATATCTTTTTGACCATCTCTCTGCGTGCCAATTTTAAAGATTTGACGATCATTGCGCTTGCTTCAAATAGTGAGAGTGCGAACAAGCTCAAGATGGCAGGGGCAAGTAAGGTGATTCCTCTTGTTGAAACGACGTCGGATATCATCACAAATATGCTTGAAAAGCCGATTGCAAACAAGGTCTTGCACAGTATCTTATATGAAGAGAGTGATCTGAAGATTGCACAGATAAAAATAGGCGAAGGCAGCCATTTCAAAGATGAAGAACTCAGTAGTATAGACTGGACGAGATATAATGGTATCATTGTGTTATCTGTTATGCGAAAAGACAAAAAAAGCGAATTTATCTACTCTTCTAAAGCCAAGCGCCACATTATAGAAGAGGGTGATATTCTTGTTGTTGTAGGATATGAGACAGATATTGCCGAGTTTGAAAATAAAATAGGGAGTAAGCGATATGTCAATTGGAGTCATTGGAGCTGGTAA
- a CDS encoding ion transporter — MLKRWIINFAYYLDTSKSYQKRKRFFYNILEDDKNKYKKYIDIFMAILIFISVGVLIREVKHHVDDHLMFFSNYVISFIFLIEYLLRFWVSSSVSKIIVARAEHDTFLHREVNLYKAFRDVVKVKLAYMLSPMALIDLFAILPFYHELRLLRLFILFRVFKLFRYAKSLQTLSSVLATKKFEFLTLGIFAAVVIFISSVLIYVMEGNNPASPIDTLYEAIYWAIVTISTVGYGDMTPVTHEGRFVAMLVIIAGISVLAFTTSLFVSAFTEKLDEIREMKTIEDVSKLKKFYLICGYEHVAREVARKLSSHRNDIIVMDEDEQRVAQAKKDGFTTLHYNPGRIESYEKLGIDIEKQVKAILCLRENDIENVYAALTIRSINKEVFILSLLMSDANKKKMTFAGINLTVYPQELVGLITKELVGKPVAFEVIHELRSENADVKIDELGVTERIVEYFPTVGDLGNKDFRVVLLGIYKQSSDRFYFNPLDDMLLEVGDYLLVVGYQVFILEFEKYLHTKIKASNE; from the coding sequence ATGTTAAAGCGCTGGATAATCAATTTTGCCTATTATCTCGATACATCAAAATCGTATCAAAAACGCAAGCGCTTTTTTTATAATATTTTAGAAGATGATAAAAATAAATATAAAAAATATATAGATATTTTTATGGCGATTCTTATTTTTATCAGTGTTGGTGTACTTATTCGTGAAGTGAAACACCATGTAGATGATCATTTGATGTTCTTTAGCAACTATGTCATCTCTTTTATCTTTTTAATTGAATATCTGCTTCGATTTTGGGTAAGCAGCAGTGTGAGCAAGATCATTGTCGCCCGAGCGGAACACGATACCTTTTTACACCGTGAAGTAAACCTTTATAAGGCATTTCGTGATGTTGTTAAAGTCAAACTGGCCTATATGCTTTCACCTATGGCGCTCATTGATCTCTTTGCAATTTTGCCTTTTTATCATGAGCTGCGTCTTTTACGCCTTTTTATTCTTTTTCGTGTCTTTAAACTCTTTCGATATGCAAAAAGTCTGCAAACCCTCTCCTCTGTTTTAGCGACTAAGAAGTTTGAATTTCTTACACTTGGTATCTTTGCAGCAGTTGTCATTTTTATATCTTCCGTACTTATCTATGTTATGGAAGGAAATAACCCAGCATCACCGATAGATACACTTTATGAGGCTATCTACTGGGCAATCGTTACGATCTCTACTGTTGGGTACGGTGATATGACTCCTGTCACTCATGAAGGGCGTTTTGTCGCGATGCTTGTCATTATTGCCGGTATCTCTGTTTTGGCTTTTACTACATCTCTTTTTGTTTCGGCTTTTACAGAAAAACTCGATGAGATTCGTGAGATGAAGACTATTGAGGATGTCTCAAAACTAAAGAAATTCTATCTTATTTGCGGGTATGAACATGTTGCGCGTGAGGTTGCAAGAAAGCTTTCAAGTCACAGAAATGACATTATAGTAATGGATGAAGATGAACAGAGAGTGGCACAGGCTAAAAAAGATGGTTTTACGACGCTTCATTATAATCCAGGCCGGATAGAGAGTTATGAAAAGCTTGGAATAGATATTGAGAAACAGGTTAAGGCAATTCTCTGTTTGCGTGAGAATGACATTGAGAATGTTTATGCCGCATTGACTATTCGTTCTATCAATAAAGAGGTCTTTATTCTTTCATTGCTGATGAGCGATGCCAATAAGAAAAAAATGACTTTTGCAGGTATAAACCTGACTGTATATCCTCAGGAACTTGTCGGTCTTATAACAAAAGAACTTGTTGGTAAGCCGGTTGCTTTTGAGGTGATTCATGAATTAAGAAGTGAAAATGCAGATGTGAAGATAGATGAACTCGGAGTGACAGAACGTATTGTAGAATATTTTCCGACAGTTGGAGATCTTGGAAACAAAGATTTTCGGGTCGTTCTTTTAGGTATTTATAAGCAAAGCAGTGACAGATTTTATTTTAATCCTCTCGATGATATGCTTCTTGAAGTAGGGGATTATCTTTTAGTTGTAGGATATCAGGTGTTTATTCTAGAATTTGAGAAATATCTGCATACAAAGATAAAGGCTAGTAATGAGTAA
- the gatB gene encoding Asp-tRNA(Asn)/Glu-tRNA(Gln) amidotransferase subunit GatB: protein MFEVVIGLEVHVQLNTKSKLFCSCATSFNHKQNSNTCPTCLALPGALPVLNKEVVHKSIMLGTALEATINRVSYFDRKSYFYPDSPSAYQITQLYTPIVEHGKLQIDFEDGSNKIIRVNRAHIEADAGKNIHEGDISKVDLNRAGTPLLEIVSEPDMRSAEEAILYLKKLHSIIRYIDIGDANMQEGSFRVDVNVSIRPKGDENLYTRVEIKNINSFKFIQKAIEVEVSRQVEAWEDGTYDEEIVQETRLFDQVKQETRSMRGKEEAADYRYFPEPDLLKCVVTDEMMEQYSQIPELPDEKKDRFLNEYGMSEYNAMVITSSVEMANFFETMMNEEGVTAKTAASLLMVELLGRLKGEMTINNSPVDADKLGFLAKRIDDKTISGKAAKEVLDYLMENEDADVDAAIEKLGLKQMTDTGAIETMCDEIISANQDKVEQYKAGKEKLFGFFVGQVMKASKGSANPQAVNEILKAKLG, encoded by the coding sequence ATGTTTGAAGTAGTTATCGGACTTGAGGTCCATGTACAGTTAAACACAAAATCAAAACTTTTTTGCTCGTGTGCTACGAGTTTTAATCATAAACAAAATTCAAATACTTGTCCTACATGTTTAGCACTTCCAGGTGCCCTGCCTGTCCTTAACAAAGAGGTGGTTCATAAGTCCATTATGCTCGGTACCGCTCTTGAAGCGACGATAAACCGTGTTTCATATTTTGATAGAAAGTCTTACTTTTATCCGGATTCTCCCTCAGCTTATCAGATTACACAACTCTACACTCCGATAGTTGAACATGGAAAACTGCAAATAGATTTCGAAGATGGATCCAATAAAATAATCCGTGTGAATCGCGCTCATATAGAAGCAGATGCGGGAAAAAATATACATGAAGGTGATATCTCGAAAGTGGATCTTAACCGTGCAGGTACACCGCTGCTCGAAATTGTAAGTGAACCTGATATGCGAAGTGCTGAAGAAGCGATTTTGTACCTGAAAAAGCTACACTCTATCATTCGTTACATAGATATCGGTGATGCAAATATGCAAGAGGGGTCTTTCCGTGTCGATGTAAATGTTTCCATCCGTCCAAAAGGCGATGAAAATCTCTATACTCGTGTTGAAATTAAAAATATAAACTCTTTTAAATTTATTCAAAAAGCGATTGAGGTAGAGGTTTCCCGTCAAGTCGAAGCATGGGAAGATGGCACTTATGATGAAGAGATTGTTCAAGAGACGCGTCTTTTTGATCAAGTCAAACAAGAAACCCGTTCTATGCGAGGTAAAGAAGAAGCGGCAGATTATAGATATTTTCCAGAGCCGGATCTCCTTAAATGTGTCGTTACCGATGAAATGATGGAGCAGTATTCACAGATTCCGGAACTTCCGGATGAGAAGAAAGATCGCTTTTTGAATGAGTACGGTATGAGTGAGTACAATGCGATGGTCATTACATCTTCTGTAGAGATGGCGAATTTCTTTGAGACAATGATGAATGAAGAGGGTGTGACTGCCAAGACGGCTGCATCTTTGTTGATGGTTGAGCTGCTTGGCCGCCTTAAAGGAGAGATGACTATTAACAACTCTCCGGTAGATGCAGATAAACTCGGATTTCTTGCTAAACGAATCGATGACAAGACCATTTCAGGTAAAGCTGCCAAAGAGGTACTTGACTATCTTATGGAAAATGAAGATGCTGATGTCGATGCTGCTATTGAGAAGCTTGGACTCAAACAGATGACAGACACAGGTGCCATTGAAACAATGTGTGACGAGATCATCAGTGCAAATCAAGATAAAGTTGAGCAATATAAAGCCGGAAAAGAAAAACTCTTTGGGTTCTTTGTCGGGCAAGTTATGAAAGCATCCAAAGGAAGTGCGAATCCACAGGCCGTGAATGAGATCCTCAAAGCTAAATTAGGATAG